The DNA sequence AGGTAGCGGCGCACGAGATCTGGATCTTCCTTGATCAAGCGGCCGCGGGTGGTGATGCCGGTAAAGGCGTACGGGATGCCCAACGACGCGACGTCGAGCAAAACACGGTTGCCCAATTTCAATGCTTGTGTGATAGCCGGGTAAGAAAGAATACCGGCTTGAATGCGATTGGTTTGTAGCGCGGTGACCATCGACTCCATGCCGCCGACCTGGACGATGGCGACCTCTTTCTCCGGTACCAGGCCAAAGTGCTTGAGCGCCATACGCGCGCCGACATCGATGGAGGTGCCGAAACGGGTGATGCCGACAGACTTGCCTTTCAATTGCTCGGCTTTTTCAATTTCCGGCCGCGCGATTAGATTTTGTACCAGCGCGTCGAGCGTCGTGCCGACCACCATGACATCGGCGCCACCCAAGGCGGCGCTGGCGCTGGTGCCGCCGGAGATTTGCAAGAATTGCACTTCACCGGCGATCAGCGCGTTCATGCCTTCGACGCCCGTGGGCGTGGCGATCACTTCGACATCCAAGCCATATTTGTTGAAGATGCCGACCTCACGGGCGATCCACGGCGGGCACATCACCGATGACAACGAAGTGAACGCCATGCGCACCTTGCGCAGCGGCTGAGCATCGGCTGCTGCGGCGTGGGGCGCTGGAACGAGACTCGGCGCGAGAAACAAGAAAGCGAATAATCGACAGTTCATTTCAATCAGTTCCAGCCGTAGAGCCGCTTGGCATTTTCTCCCAGCAGGCGGTTCTTCGCTTGTTCGGAAATATCCTTGCGGCCGCGGATGGTTTTCGTCACGTTGGGAAACATACCGTCCCAGTGGGGATAGTCCGAGGCGAAAAGGATCTTGTCGTCGCCAATGCGCTCGATGGCATAGGGCAAGGTCTCTTCCTCCGGTTCGAAGGCGAAAAACCAGTTGCCCTGAGCGATATATTCACTGGGCTTGTGTTTACACAGCGGCGCTTCGACTTTGCCGCGCTTTTCCCATTCCTCATCCATGCGTTCGATCCAATAAGGCGCCCAACCCACGCCGCACTCGAGAAAAGAAATTCTCAGCTTGGGAAATTTTTCCGGAATGCCACCGTACATCAAGCCGGCAAATTGAATGAAGGTTTCCACTGGGCGGCCAATCGTGTGCATGAAAATAAAGCTGTCGAAACGTTTGTCGCCGGCGGGAGCCTCGCGTCGATTGTGCACGCTGAGCGGAACATTTAGGCGCTGCATCTCTTCGTAGAGCGGCCAGAAACTCTTCGAACCGAGATGCTCTTTCATGCCTTGGGTCGCCACCGCGATGGAACTGAGTCCAAGCTTGGTGACCGCGCGATTAGCCTCGGCCACCGCCGCCTCGGGATCCTGCAAAGCGACCAACCCAACCGCTTTTAGCCGCGGACTTTGTTTACACACGTCGGCGATAAAATCATTGTAG is a window from the Deltaproteobacteria bacterium genome containing:
- a CDS encoding ABC transporter substrate-binding protein, whose protein sequence is MNCRLFAFLFLAPSLVPAPHAAAADAQPLRKVRMAFTSLSSVMCPPWIAREVGIFNKYGLDVEVIATPTGVEGMNALIAGEVQFLQISGGTSASAALGGADVMVVGTTLDALVQNLIARPEIEKAEQLKGKSVGITRFGTSIDVGARMALKHFGLVPEKEVAIVQVGGMESMVTALQTNRIQAGILSYPAITQALKLGNRVLLDVASLGIPYAFTGITTRGRLIKEDPDLVRRYLMAQTEAIARAKRDKNLALKVMAKYLRTANPNALAESYDIDVQKYMLRVPLTTVEAMKSVLDDLAGRVPKAKDAEPRRFFDDTFVKQMQSSGFIDGLYR
- a CDS encoding amidohydrolase, whose translation is MNTIDADGHIVETNADIRKYLAEPFNKRGGPLLPSDGLDTGLGGLVGGLEHVDIPTRLSDMDKEKIDVSVLFPTSSFAVNGFMEREYAVAYAHAYNDFIADVCKQSPRLKAVGLVALQDPEAAVAEANRAVTKLGLSSIAVATQGMKEHLGSKSFWPLYEEMQRLNVPLSVHNRREAPAGDKRFDSFIFMHTIGRPVETFIQFAGLMYGGIPEKFPKLRISFLECGVGWAPYWIERMDEEWEKRGKVEAPLCKHKPSEYIAQGNWFFAFEPEEETLPYAIERIGDDKILFASDYPHWDGMFPNVTKTIRGRKDISEQAKNRLLGENAKRLYGWN